A genomic window from Micromonospora ferruginea includes:
- the macS gene encoding MacS family sensor histidine kinase yields MPSSSGLEGPLWRSIAVFRFASLAYVGVLVLRDGGEYAHPVAAGAVWLGMLAWSGVTAAGYRRPAGRRWPLLLADLAVVLGIILATPWVVGRPALAAGVPVLTSAWLAGPVLAWAVSGGRRRGTVAALVLGGADLATRDPVNPSAFTGAILLLLAGLVVGHVARLAAEAEARLQRAVELEAATRERERLARDIHDSVLQVLALVRRRGADLDGEAAELARLAGEQEAALRSLIGRADAGPERAGADRDLRDLLDRYASAEVQVAAPATPVPLPARAAGELAAAVGAALDNVTRHAGGRAWVLIEDEEETVTVSVRDEGPGIPDGRLAEAAAQGRLGMSQSIRGRVADLGGEVRIVSGPGTGTEIELTVPRSRRR; encoded by the coding sequence ATGCCGTCGTCCTCCGGGCTGGAAGGTCCCCTCTGGCGGTCCATCGCGGTGTTCCGGTTCGCGTCGCTGGCGTACGTCGGGGTGCTCGTGCTGCGCGACGGCGGCGAGTACGCGCACCCGGTGGCGGCCGGCGCCGTCTGGCTGGGCATGCTGGCCTGGAGCGGCGTGACGGCGGCCGGCTACCGCCGTCCGGCGGGGCGGCGGTGGCCGCTGCTCCTGGCCGACCTCGCCGTGGTGCTGGGGATCATCCTGGCCACGCCGTGGGTGGTCGGCCGGCCGGCGCTCGCCGCCGGCGTGCCGGTGCTGACCTCGGCCTGGCTGGCCGGCCCGGTGCTGGCCTGGGCGGTCTCCGGCGGCCGGCGGCGCGGCACGGTGGCCGCGCTGGTGCTCGGCGGCGCCGACCTGGCCACCCGGGACCCGGTCAACCCGTCGGCGTTCACCGGCGCGATCCTGCTGTTGCTCGCCGGCCTGGTGGTCGGGCACGTGGCCCGGCTGGCCGCCGAGGCGGAGGCCCGGTTGCAGCGGGCGGTGGAGCTGGAGGCCGCGACCCGGGAGCGGGAGCGGCTGGCCCGCGACATCCACGACTCGGTGCTCCAGGTGCTGGCGTTGGTCCGGCGGCGCGGCGCGGACCTGGACGGCGAGGCGGCCGAGCTGGCCCGGCTGGCCGGGGAGCAGGAGGCCGCCCTGCGCTCGCTGATCGGCCGGGCCGACGCCGGGCCGGAGCGGGCCGGCGCCGACCGGGACCTGCGCGACCTGCTGGACCGCTACGCCTCGGCGGAGGTCCAGGTGGCCGCGCCGGCCACCCCGGTGCCGCTGCCCGCGCGGGCCGCCGGTGAGCTGGCCGCGGCGGTCGGCGCGGCGTTGGACAACGTGACCCGGCACGCCGGCGGGCGGGCCTGGGTGTTGATCGAGGACGAGGAGGAGACGGTGACCGTCTCGGTACGCGACGAGGGGCCGGGTATCCCGGACGGGCGGCTGGCGGAGGCCGCGGCGCAGGGCCGGCTCGGGATGTCCCAGTCCATCCGGGGCCGGGTGGCGGACCTGGGCGGCGAGGTGCGGATCGTCTCCGGTCCGGGCACCGGGACCGAGATCGAGCTGACCGTGCCGAGGAGCCGACGGCGGTGA
- a CDS encoding response regulator: MVVDDHPMWREGVARDLAEAGLDVVATSGEGRQAVRVAAAARPDLVVLDLQLPDVSGVEVVRGLRAALPEVRVLMLSASGEPQSVLDAVKAGATGYLVKSAAPAEFLDAVRRTAAGEPVFTPGLAGLVLGEYRRLAAAPPAPHDDAPRLTERETEVLRLVAKGLSYKQIAERLRLSHRTVQNHVQNTLGKLQLHNRVELTRYAIERGLDE, encoded by the coding sequence ATGGTGGTCGACGACCACCCGATGTGGCGTGAGGGGGTGGCCCGCGATCTCGCCGAGGCCGGCCTCGACGTGGTGGCGACCAGCGGGGAGGGGCGGCAGGCGGTCCGGGTGGCCGCGGCGGCCCGTCCCGACCTGGTGGTGCTCGACCTGCAACTGCCGGACGTCTCCGGGGTGGAGGTGGTCCGGGGGCTGCGCGCCGCGCTGCCGGAGGTGCGGGTGCTGATGCTCTCGGCCAGCGGCGAGCCGCAGAGCGTGCTGGACGCGGTCAAGGCCGGCGCCACCGGCTACCTGGTCAAGTCGGCCGCCCCGGCCGAGTTCCTCGACGCGGTGCGCCGCACCGCGGCGGGCGAGCCGGTGTTCACGCCCGGGCTGGCCGGGCTGGTGCTGGGCGAGTATCGCCGGCTGGCCGCCGCGCCGCCGGCCCCGCACGACGACGCGCCCCGGCTCACCGAACGGGAGACCGAGGTGCTGCGGCTGGTCGCCAAGGGGCTGTCCTACAAGCAGATCGCCGAGCGGCTCCGGTTGTCCCACCGGACCGTGCAGAACCACGTGCAGAACACCCTGGGCAAGCTCCAGTTGCACAACCGGGTCGAGCTGACCCGGTACGCCATCGAGCGGGGCCTGGACGAGTGA
- a CDS encoding DUF5709 domain-containing protein, translating to MRDDEYPTPVSDPEAEGLPDTADDDSTANDDVLTGREADGPEPAQIPGDRTPVAVDRFGTTAEEQLDGESLDYKLDREQYERPADDPLAGTVDPAIAAEADSEEAAAQAQLDADVIDPGPVSDPHSPVSIYDHGQLGTVADHEVGRLVEPDEGAHTDQETDNVAYDAGAAGGGATAEELAVHETLPPEAR from the coding sequence ATGCGCGACGACGAGTACCCCACCCCCGTGTCCGACCCCGAGGCGGAAGGTCTGCCGGACACCGCCGACGACGACTCGACCGCCAACGACGACGTGCTGACCGGGCGCGAGGCGGACGGCCCGGAGCCGGCCCAGATCCCCGGTGACCGCACCCCGGTCGCCGTCGACCGGTTCGGCACCACGGCCGAGGAGCAGCTCGACGGCGAGTCGCTGGACTACAAGCTCGACCGCGAGCAGTACGAGCGTCCCGCCGACGACCCGCTCGCCGGCACCGTCGACCCGGCCATCGCGGCCGAGGCGGACAGCGAGGAGGCCGCCGCGCAGGCCCAGCTCGACGCGGACGTGATCGACCCGGGCCCGGTCTCCGACCCGCACTCCCCGGTCTCGATCTACGACCACGGCCAGCTCGGGACCGTCGCCGACCACGAGGTGGGCCGGCTGGTCGAGCCGGACGAGGGCGCGCACACCGACCAGGAGACCGACAACGTCGCCTACGACGCCGGCGCGGCCGGCGGCGGCGCCACCGCCGAGGAGCTGGCCGTGCACGAGACGCTGCCGCCCGAGGCCCGCTGA
- a CDS encoding ATP-binding protein yields MPTDARCLVETDESSATVRLTGVLDRAGAETVRGALLARLWQRPGPTRVDLSGVLIHDPAVHDVLDGVRREVADWPAAEVLLDPAGSPAPRPAAAPPDLVEVELSPVAEAAREARSLIADGCARWGLPELVEPACIAVTEMVNNVVAHAVTPMTLRLAPRGDALHAAVRDHAAGRPAYAGPAPVDSVGGRGLLLIDTVARRWGSTPLPDGKVVWCVLYAEDETAFRN; encoded by the coding sequence ATGCCGACGGACGCACGTTGCCTGGTCGAGACCGACGAATCCTCCGCGACGGTCCGGCTGACCGGCGTGCTCGACCGGGCCGGGGCGGAGACCGTGCGCGGCGCGCTGCTCGCCCGGCTCTGGCAGCGGCCGGGCCCGACCCGGGTCGACCTGTCCGGGGTGCTCATCCACGATCCGGCCGTGCACGACGTGCTCGACGGGGTCCGCCGCGAGGTGGCCGACTGGCCGGCCGCCGAGGTGCTGCTCGACCCGGCCGGCTCGCCGGCGCCCCGACCGGCGGCGGCCCCACCCGACCTGGTGGAGGTCGAGCTGTCGCCGGTGGCGGAGGCCGCGCGCGAGGCCCGGTCGCTGATCGCCGACGGGTGCGCCCGGTGGGGCCTGCCGGAGCTGGTCGAGCCGGCCTGCATCGCGGTCACCGAGATGGTCAACAACGTGGTCGCGCACGCGGTGACCCCGATGACGCTCCGGCTCGCGCCGCGCGGCGACGCCCTGCACGCGGCGGTCCGGGACCACGCCGCCGGGCGTCCGGCGTACGCCGGGCCGGCCCCGGTGGACTCGGTCGGCGGGCGCGGGTTGCTGCTCATCGACACGGTGGCCCGGCGCTGGGGCAGCACGCCGCTGCCGGACGGCAAGGTGGTCTGGTGCGTGCTGTACGCCGAGGACGAGACGGCCTTCCGCAACTGA
- a CDS encoding SDR family oxidoreductase has product MPLTRSLTDATVVITGASSGIGAATAYALAGRGVAVVLAARSEAALRRVAEHCRDLGGRALVVPTDVTDPYAVELLAARAAEEFGRIDAWINNAAVGTVGLFDEIPVAEFRRVVEVNLLGTVHGTRAALPWLAAAGGGVLINNASVLAEVAMPYQSAYNATKHAIRGLTDTVRQELRVTGRGNISLCTVLPASIDTPFFRHAANHTGRELTPPPPVYPPEMVAETMVRLLRRPRREAYAGGAARLMGLQWRLAPALAERALGWYAARTQFGPGVRLDAAGTVFTPDATAERTDGWAGRRGQLLRMTAAFGLAAAGTAVGTVAAINRRSRTARS; this is encoded by the coding sequence ATGCCGCTCACCCGCAGCCTCACCGACGCCACCGTCGTCATCACCGGCGCCTCCAGCGGCATCGGTGCGGCCACCGCGTACGCGCTTGCCGGCCGTGGGGTCGCGGTGGTGCTGGCCGCCCGGAGCGAGGCCGCGTTGCGGCGCGTCGCCGAGCACTGCCGGGATCTGGGCGGGCGGGCCCTCGTGGTGCCGACCGACGTGACCGATCCGTACGCGGTGGAGCTGCTGGCCGCCCGGGCCGCCGAGGAGTTCGGCCGGATCGACGCGTGGATCAACAACGCGGCCGTGGGCACGGTGGGGCTGTTCGACGAGATCCCGGTCGCCGAGTTCCGCCGGGTGGTCGAGGTGAACCTGCTCGGCACCGTGCACGGGACCCGGGCCGCGCTGCCGTGGCTCGCCGCGGCGGGCGGCGGTGTCCTGATCAACAACGCGTCCGTGCTGGCCGAGGTGGCCATGCCGTACCAGTCCGCGTACAACGCCACCAAGCACGCCATCCGCGGGCTGACCGACACGGTGCGGCAGGAGCTGCGGGTTACCGGCCGGGGAAACATCTCGCTCTGCACCGTGCTGCCGGCCAGCATCGACACCCCGTTCTTCCGGCACGCGGCCAACCACACCGGGCGGGAGCTGACCCCGCCTCCCCCGGTCTACCCGCCGGAGATGGTGGCCGAGACGATGGTGCGGCTGCTGCGCCGGCCGCGACGCGAGGCGTACGCGGGCGGCGCGGCCCGGCTGATGGGGCTCCAGTGGCGGCTCGCCCCGGCGCTGGCCGAGCGGGCGCTCGGCTGGTACGCCGCGCGGACCCAGTTCGGCCCGGGCGTCCGCCTGGACGCCGCCGGCACCGTCTTCACGCCCGACGCGACGGCCGAGCGGACCGACGGTTGGGCCGGTCGGCGCGGCCAGTTGCTGCGGATGACCGCCGCGTTCGGCCTGGCCGCCGCCGGCACCGCGGTCGGCACCGTCGCGGCGATCAACCGACGCTCCCGGACGGCGCGATCATGA
- a CDS encoding glycosyltransferase, protein MRVGLVCAHAGSSTDGPIVGTQEHIARVAAELAARGHEVRVYERRDAAAQPALVELNGYRVERVPVGPADPLPTAELVPYVADFGRWLAGEWAGDWAPEVVHGHYWVGGLAAAHAVRATDIPVVQTFHSLGVEQLRHLGRAYTGPGQRIPLERALTRAVDVAVAQCNDEVDELTRMGLQRTSVAMVPTGVDTGYFHPDGEAAPRDQRPRILSVGGLAPGHGQDDLIRAMRLVGDAELVIAGGPPAERLAGHAEARRLRELAERAGVAERIHLVGAVPHDQMATWYRSADVVACTPHYSSAGRVSLEAMACGVPVVGYAMGGIADAVVDEVTGKLVPPGDVRTLGVTLRRMLTDNAGRFAYGHAAVDRVRCSYTWERTAAALERLYERVIGRRRPAIPVEPTPPVEVAVSERGPVEAA, encoded by the coding sequence ATGCGCGTCGGCCTTGTTTGCGCGCACGCCGGCTCGTCCACCGACGGTCCCATCGTCGGGACTCAGGAGCATATTGCGCGCGTGGCGGCTGAGCTCGCCGCCCGGGGCCACGAGGTCCGCGTGTACGAACGTCGCGACGCGGCCGCCCAACCGGCCCTGGTCGAGCTGAACGGCTACCGCGTGGAGCGGGTGCCGGTCGGCCCGGCCGATCCGCTGCCCACCGCCGAGCTGGTGCCGTACGTGGCCGACTTCGGCCGCTGGCTGGCCGGCGAGTGGGCCGGCGACTGGGCGCCCGAGGTGGTGCACGGCCACTACTGGGTGGGCGGGCTGGCCGCCGCGCACGCGGTACGCGCCACCGACATCCCGGTGGTGCAGACGTTCCACTCGCTCGGCGTCGAGCAACTGCGCCACCTCGGCCGCGCCTACACCGGGCCGGGCCAGCGGATCCCGCTGGAACGGGCGCTGACCCGGGCCGTGGACGTCGCGGTCGCCCAGTGCAACGACGAGGTCGACGAGCTGACCCGGATGGGCCTGCAACGGACCTCGGTGGCGATGGTGCCGACCGGTGTGGACACCGGCTACTTCCACCCCGACGGTGAGGCGGCCCCCCGCGACCAGCGGCCCCGGATCCTCTCCGTGGGCGGGCTCGCGCCCGGACACGGCCAGGATGACCTGATCCGGGCGATGCGGCTGGTCGGCGACGCGGAACTGGTGATCGCCGGCGGCCCGCCCGCCGAGCGGCTGGCCGGGCACGCCGAGGCGCGCCGGCTGCGCGAGCTGGCCGAGCGGGCCGGCGTCGCGGAGCGCATCCACCTCGTCGGCGCGGTCCCGCACGACCAGATGGCCACCTGGTACCGCTCCGCCGACGTGGTCGCCTGCACCCCGCACTACTCCTCCGCCGGCCGGGTGTCGCTGGAGGCGATGGCCTGCGGCGTGCCGGTGGTCGGCTACGCCATGGGCGGCATCGCCGACGCGGTGGTCGACGAGGTGACCGGCAAGCTGGTGCCGCCCGGCGACGTGCGGACCCTCGGGGTCACCCTGCGCCGGATGCTCACCGACAACGCCGGCCGGTTCGCGTACGGGCACGCGGCGGTGGACCGGGTGCGGTGCAGCTACACCTGGGAGCGGACCGCCGCCGCGCTGGAGCGGCTCTACGAGCGGGTGATCGGCCGTCGCCGGCCGGCCATCCCGGTGGAGCCGACGCCCCCGGTCGAGGTGGCCGTCTCCGAGCGGGGGCCGGTCGAGGCGGCCTGA
- the hisN gene encoding histidinol-phosphatase, which produces MTGYADDLALAHLLADAADAVSSARFRALDLRVESKPDLTPVSDADTAVERGIRALLAAHRPDDGLLGEEYGEQPPAGPDGRRWVVDPIDGTKNFVRGVPVWATLIALLEHDRPVLGLVSAPALGRRWWGALGAGAFAGTGPADGAPIRVSGVTALADASVCYSSLTGWEQSGRLDAMLQLMRDTWRSRAYGDFYGYMLLAEGALDVMVEPELSLWDVAALVPIVTEAGGRFTDLAGRPAPAGTDSADISAVASNGPLHDDILGRLGRPAER; this is translated from the coding sequence ATGACCGGGTACGCCGACGACCTCGCCCTCGCCCACCTGCTCGCCGACGCCGCGGACGCGGTCTCGTCGGCCCGTTTCCGCGCACTCGACCTGCGGGTGGAGTCGAAGCCGGACCTGACCCCGGTCTCCGATGCGGACACCGCGGTGGAGCGCGGGATCCGCGCGTTGCTGGCCGCCCACCGGCCCGACGACGGCCTGCTCGGCGAGGAGTACGGCGAGCAGCCTCCGGCCGGGCCGGACGGGCGGCGCTGGGTGGTCGACCCGATCGACGGGACGAAGAACTTCGTCCGGGGCGTACCGGTGTGGGCGACGCTGATCGCACTGCTGGAGCACGACCGGCCGGTGCTCGGCCTGGTCTCCGCGCCGGCGCTGGGCCGGCGCTGGTGGGGCGCGCTCGGCGCGGGGGCGTTCGCGGGCACCGGCCCGGCGGACGGCGCGCCGATCCGGGTCTCCGGCGTCACGGCGCTGGCCGACGCGAGCGTCTGCTACTCCTCGCTGACCGGTTGGGAACAGTCCGGCCGGCTGGACGCGATGCTCCAGCTCATGCGGGACACCTGGCGCAGCCGGGCGTACGGCGACTTCTACGGCTACATGCTGCTGGCCGAGGGGGCACTGGACGTGATGGTGGAACCGGAGCTGTCGCTGTGGGACGTCGCCGCGCTGGTGCCGATCGTCACCGAGGCCGGCGGCCGGTTCACCGACCTGGCCGGGCGGCCGGCGCCGGCCGGCACCGACTCCGCCGACATCAGCGCCGTGGCCAGCAACGGCCCGCTGCACGACGACATCCTCGGCCGGCTGGGCCGGCCGGCCGAGCGCTGA
- the rsgA gene encoding ribosome small subunit-dependent GTPase A, producing MRARELGRKSVVVGDRVGLVGDVSGAPGALARIVRIAERTSVLRRTADDDESTAEGRLERVVVANADQLVIVSALADPPPRTGFIDRCLVAAYDADIEPLLCLTKADLAGPEAVLGYYTELELPYVLIRPGSELAELRALLAGRVSVMVGHSGVGKSTLVNRLVPEAERAVGTVSAIGRGRHTSTSAVALRLPPTPDAGADGDPGWIVDTPGVRSFGLAHVSAESLLHGFGDLVEATVDCPANCPHTADEATCALDAWVAAGRADPRRLASYRRLLASRTGEGDAREPERNPGDPLAGS from the coding sequence ATGCGCGCCCGCGAGCTGGGCCGCAAGTCGGTCGTGGTGGGCGACCGGGTGGGGCTGGTCGGTGACGTCTCCGGCGCGCCCGGCGCGCTGGCCCGCATCGTGCGGATCGCCGAGCGCACCTCGGTGCTGCGGCGCACCGCCGACGACGACGAGAGCACCGCCGAGGGCCGGCTGGAGCGCGTGGTGGTGGCGAACGCCGACCAGTTGGTGATCGTCAGCGCGCTGGCCGACCCGCCGCCGCGCACCGGGTTCATCGACCGCTGCCTGGTGGCCGCGTACGACGCCGACATCGAGCCGCTGCTCTGCCTCACCAAGGCCGACCTGGCCGGCCCGGAGGCGGTGCTCGGCTACTACACCGAGCTGGAGCTGCCGTACGTGCTGATCCGGCCGGGCTCCGAGCTGGCCGAGCTGCGCGCGCTGCTCGCCGGCCGCGTCTCGGTCATGGTGGGCCACTCCGGCGTGGGCAAGTCGACGCTCGTCAACCGCCTGGTCCCGGAGGCGGAGCGGGCGGTCGGCACGGTCAGCGCGATCGGCCGCGGCCGGCACACGTCGACCAGCGCGGTGGCGCTGCGCCTGCCCCCGACGCCCGACGCGGGGGCCGACGGCGACCCGGGTTGGATCGTCGACACCCCAGGGGTCCGCAGCTTCGGGTTGGCGCACGTCTCGGCGGAGAGCCTGCTGCACGGCTTCGGAGACCTGGTCGAGGCGACCGTCGACTGCCCGGCCAACTGCCCGCACACCGCCGACGAGGCGACCTGCGCGCTGGACGCCTGGGTGGCGGCCGGCCGGGCGGATCCGCGCCGGCTCGCCTCGTACCGCCGGTTGCTGGCCTCGCGCACCGGCGAGGGTGACGCGCGCGAGCCGGAGCGCAACCCCGGCGATCCGCTCGCCGGGTCCTGA
- the aroA gene encoding 3-phosphoshikimate 1-carboxyvinyltransferase: MGNLTATRPPQPWTAPTASDPVAATLRLPGSKSMTARALVLAALASGPSTLDRPLRARDTELMAGGLREMGSHMSVSDDDRWLVRPHPLVGPAHVDVGLAGTVMRFLPPVAGLAAGRVTFDGDPHARTRPLGPLIDALRALGVRVDAPPTGSLPLVVQGAGRVTGGEVVIDASASSQLVSGLLLAAPRFERGVVVRHQGPPVPSAPHVRMTVQMLRAAGAAVDDTTPDVWVVEPGPLTGRGWAIEPDLSGAAPFFAAALVTGGEVTLHGWPRSSLQPVERLRELLHRMGGEVTLGTDGLRVRGTGAVRGLDADLSDVGELTPVLTALTLLADTPSRLTGIGHIRGHETDRVTALAKEFAALGADITETRDGLEIRPRPLRGGTFRTYADHRMAHAAAVAGLAVPGIEVDDVACTSKTMPEFPALWSGMVTGKN, encoded by the coding sequence GTGGGGAATCTGACCGCTACGCGTCCGCCGCAGCCGTGGACCGCGCCGACCGCGAGCGACCCGGTCGCCGCGACGCTGCGCCTGCCCGGCTCCAAGTCGATGACCGCCCGGGCCCTGGTGCTCGCCGCGCTGGCCAGCGGGCCGTCGACGCTCGACCGGCCACTGCGCGCCCGGGACACCGAGCTGATGGCCGGCGGCCTGCGCGAGATGGGCTCGCACATGTCGGTCTCCGACGACGACCGCTGGCTGGTCCGGCCGCACCCGCTGGTCGGCCCGGCGCACGTCGACGTGGGCCTGGCCGGCACCGTGATGCGCTTCCTGCCCCCGGTGGCCGGGCTGGCCGCGGGGCGGGTCACGTTCGACGGCGACCCGCACGCCCGCACCCGCCCGCTCGGCCCGCTGATCGACGCGCTGCGCGCCCTCGGCGTCCGCGTCGACGCCCCGCCGACCGGCAGCCTGCCGCTGGTCGTCCAGGGCGCCGGCCGGGTGACCGGCGGCGAGGTCGTGATCGATGCCTCCGCCTCCAGCCAGTTGGTCTCCGGGCTGCTGCTGGCCGCGCCCCGGTTCGAGCGCGGCGTGGTGGTCCGGCACCAGGGTCCGCCGGTGCCGTCCGCGCCGCACGTGCGGATGACCGTGCAGATGCTGCGCGCCGCCGGGGCGGCGGTGGACGACACCACCCCCGACGTCTGGGTGGTCGAGCCCGGCCCGCTCACCGGGCGCGGCTGGGCGATCGAGCCGGATCTCTCCGGCGCCGCGCCGTTCTTCGCCGCCGCCCTGGTCACCGGCGGCGAGGTCACCCTCCACGGTTGGCCGCGCAGCAGCCTCCAGCCGGTGGAGCGGCTGCGCGAGCTGCTGCACCGGATGGGCGGCGAGGTGACGCTGGGCACCGACGGCCTGCGGGTGCGCGGCACCGGCGCGGTGCGCGGGCTCGACGCCGACCTCTCCGACGTCGGCGAGCTGACCCCGGTGCTGACCGCGCTCACCCTGCTGGCCGACACGCCGTCCCGACTGACCGGGATCGGCCACATCCGGGGTCACGAGACCGACCGGGTGACCGCGCTGGCCAAGGAGTTCGCCGCGCTGGGCGCCGACATCACCGAGACCCGCGACGGCCTGGAGATCCGGCCCCGCCCGCTGCGCGGCGGGACCTTCCGGACGTACGCCGACCACCGGATGGCGCACGCCGCGGCGGTGGCCGGGCTGGCCGTCCCCGGCATCGAGGTCGACGACGTGGCGTGCACCTCGAAGACCATGCCGGAGTTCCCGGCACTATGGTCGGGCATGGTGACCGGCAAGAACTGA
- a CDS encoding SOS response-associated peptidase, whose translation MCGRYATSRSAGDLSALFESVDSTGEVGPDFNVAPTDPAPLVRLAPEGHRLLCLGRWGLLPPWSRTPGGAARMINARAETVATSRAYAPSFARRRCLVPADGWYEWVRQPDGSRQPYFMTPRDGSVLALAGIWSVWESAGATRLTFSVLTTAAVGELAEVHDRMPVLLPPERWASWLGPTEEPAALLVPPDAGQLAGLEIRPVSTAVGDVRNDGPELIARVVPAGVEADSEPTLF comes from the coding sequence ATGTGCGGGAGGTACGCGACGAGCCGGAGCGCGGGCGACCTGAGCGCGCTGTTCGAGTCGGTCGACTCGACCGGCGAGGTCGGGCCCGACTTCAACGTCGCGCCGACCGATCCCGCCCCGCTGGTCCGGCTCGCGCCCGAGGGTCACCGGCTGCTCTGCCTCGGCCGCTGGGGGTTGCTCCCGCCCTGGTCCCGCACCCCGGGCGGCGCCGCCCGGATGATCAACGCGCGGGCCGAGACGGTCGCCACCAGCCGGGCGTACGCGCCGTCGTTCGCCCGCCGCCGCTGCCTGGTTCCGGCCGACGGGTGGTACGAGTGGGTCCGCCAGCCCGACGGCTCGCGGCAGCCCTACTTCATGACCCCGCGCGACGGCTCGGTGCTGGCCCTCGCGGGCATCTGGTCGGTCTGGGAGTCGGCCGGGGCGACCCGCCTCACCTTCAGCGTGCTGACCACCGCTGCGGTCGGCGAGCTGGCCGAGGTGCACGACCGGATGCCGGTGCTGCTGCCCCCGGAACGCTGGGCGTCCTGGTTGGGCCCGACCGAGGAGCCGGCCGCGTTGCTCGTCCCGCCCGACGCCGGGCAGCTCGCCGGGCTGGAGATCCGGCCGGTCTCGACGGCGGTCGGCGACGTCCGCAACGACGGCCCGGAGCTGATCGCGCGGGTGGTTCCGGCGGGCGTGGAGGCCGACTCCGAGCCGACGCTGTTCTGA
- a CDS encoding WhiB family transcriptional regulator — translation MTRARMPRPHEVAAARRDPRLLRALRERRQDEAWRTRGTCQSVDPETFFPAPNEPADAAVALCRTCDVQGSCLAWALEVGDCHGVWGATTPRERRAMLVAWRSEVQPDPDALDEPGPPVRDRLLTLVPLS, via the coding sequence TTGACACGGGCACGCATGCCGCGCCCGCACGAGGTGGCCGCCGCGCGGCGTGATCCGCGACTGTTGCGGGCCTTGCGCGAACGGCGCCAGGACGAGGCGTGGCGCACCAGGGGAACCTGTCAGAGCGTCGATCCGGAGACGTTCTTCCCGGCGCCCAACGAGCCGGCCGACGCGGCGGTGGCGCTCTGCCGCACCTGCGACGTCCAGGGTTCCTGCCTGGCCTGGGCGCTGGAGGTGGGCGACTGCCACGGCGTCTGGGGCGCGACCACGCCGCGGGAACGCCGGGCCATGCTGGTCGCCTGGCGCAGCGAGGTGCAGCCGGATCCGGATGCGCTCGACGAGCCCGGCCCGCCGGTGCGCGACCGCCTGCTCACGCTGGTGCCGTTGAGCTGA